The following are encoded together in the bacterium genome:
- the coaBC gene encoding bifunctional phosphopantothenoylcysteine decarboxylase/phosphopantothenate--cysteine ligase CoaBC produces MAPLKDRHILLGISGGIAAYKTAYLCRRLKDAGADVWVTMTPHGAKFITPLTMETLSGRDVLIDMFPAERFVGTRHIDVAQWAELFLIAPATANLIGRYANGLADDLLTTLLISTTAPVMLAPAMNTEMWYNAAVQENLQRLRRRGTLFVEPGTGELACHTVGVGRMAEPEEILQAVLDHFNARHPRDLVGLHVLVTAGPTQEPLDPVRVITNRSSGKMGYAVAQAAAARGAAVTLISGPTALPRPAVSEFVPVQTAAQMHQAALARFDRADITIGVAAVADWRPAHPSDTKLSKDAGAPRIEWEPTPDILADLGARKRPHQILVGFSLETDSQRLVSSAKLEKKNLDLLVANNPTHPGSEFGGDTNDAIFLTRDSAPEETGVCPKLELAHRILSRAIALRGVRPARVV; encoded by the coding sequence ATGGCACCGCTGAAAGACCGTCACATTCTGCTGGGCATCTCCGGCGGCATCGCTGCCTACAAGACGGCCTACCTCTGCCGCCGTCTGAAGGATGCCGGCGCCGATGTCTGGGTCACCATGACCCCGCATGGGGCGAAATTCATCACGCCCCTGACAATGGAGACCCTCTCCGGACGCGATGTCTTAATCGACATGTTTCCCGCCGAGCGGTTTGTCGGCACACGGCACATCGATGTCGCTCAGTGGGCCGAGCTGTTCCTCATCGCGCCGGCGACCGCCAATCTGATCGGTCGCTACGCCAACGGCCTGGCCGATGATCTTTTGACCACGCTGCTGATTTCCACCACCGCGCCGGTCATGCTGGCGCCGGCAATGAACACCGAGATGTGGTACAACGCCGCGGTGCAGGAGAACCTGCAGCGCCTGCGCCGTCGCGGCACGCTGTTCGTCGAACCCGGCACCGGTGAGCTGGCCTGTCACACCGTCGGTGTCGGACGCATGGCCGAGCCGGAGGAGATCCTGCAGGCGGTGCTCGACCACTTCAACGCGCGTCATCCACGCGATCTGGTCGGTTTGCATGTGCTGGTCACCGCCGGGCCGACGCAGGAGCCGCTCGATCCGGTGCGCGTGATTACCAATCGCTCATCGGGCAAGATGGGCTATGCAGTCGCGCAGGCGGCCGCCGCCCGCGGCGCCGCCGTCACGCTGATCAGCGGCCCCACCGCGCTGCCGCGTCCGGCAGTCTCCGAATTCGTCCCGGTGCAGACCGCCGCGCAGATGCACCAGGCGGCGCTGGCGCGTTTTGATCGCGCCGACATCACCATCGGCGTCGCCGCCGTGGCCGACTGGCGCCCCGCGCATCCCAGTGACACCAAGCTCAGCAAGGACGCCGGCGCCCCGCGGATCGAGTGGGAGCCAACCCCCGACATCCTCGCCGATCTCGGCGCGCGCAAGCGCCCGCACCAGATTTTGGTCGGTTTCTCGCTGGAGACCGATTCGCAGCGTCTTGTCTCCAGCGCCAAGCTGGAAAAGAAAAACCTCGATTTGCTGGTTGCCAACAATCCCACCCATCCCGGCTCCGAATTCGGCGGCGACACCAACGACGCGATTTTCCTCACGCGCGACAGCGCCCCGGAGGAGACCGGCGTTTGTCCCAAACTTGAACTGGCGCACCGCATCTTGAGTCGCGCCATTGCCCTGCGCGGCGTTCGTCCGGCCCGCGTCGTCTGA
- a CDS encoding L-threonylcarbamoyladenylate synthase produces the protein MIIPLDRYNPEAAVGPLVRHLRRRGAAVIPTETQYALAADATSAEAVERVRQIKGRGPGAPFTIFLTGVDELARWRIGCPPAARTLAAAFWPGPLTLILPTVNPTFKLLGGDGRSVGVRVSPEPLIARLLARLGHPLLATSANPSGILLNPRAENRWLVQQAQARRLVWARPTRYRRRAASTIVDCTGSRPRQLRPGPVTQQAWNDAMRRAV, from the coding sequence ATGATCATTCCGCTCGACCGTTACAACCCCGAAGCCGCCGTGGGCCCGCTGGTGCGGCATCTGCGTCGTCGGGGGGCCGCGGTGATCCCCACCGAAACCCAGTATGCCCTGGCCGCTGATGCCACCAGCGCGGAGGCGGTCGAACGCGTGCGGCAGATCAAAGGACGCGGCCCCGGCGCGCCGTTTACCATCTTTCTGACGGGCGTCGATGAACTGGCGCGATGGCGTATCGGTTGTCCTCCCGCCGCGCGGACACTGGCGGCCGCCTTCTGGCCGGGGCCGCTGACATTGATCTTGCCCACCGTCAACCCAACCTTCAAGTTGTTGGGGGGCGATGGACGATCGGTCGGGGTGCGTGTCTCCCCCGAACCGCTGATTGCGCGTCTGCTGGCGCGGCTGGGCCATCCGCTGCTGGCCACCAGCGCCAACCCCAGCGGCATTCTGTTGAACCCGCGCGCGGAAAACCGCTGGCTGGTGCAACAGGCGCAGGCGCGACGGCTGGTCTGGGCGCGTCCGACGCGCTACCGTCGCCGTGCCGCATCGACCATCGTCGACTGCACCGGATCCCGTCCGCGGCAGTTGCGCCCCGGACCGGTGACCCAACAGGCCTGGAACGACGCCATGCGCCGGGCTGTTTAA
- a CDS encoding sugar phosphate nucleotidyltransferase — translation MDHAVILAGGHGERFWPLSRRQRPKQLLPILGDQSLLETTIERIKPDFPAERTWVVTSEEIGHAVQERVTYLPKENVLMEPRGCNTALAIGWAAVEIARRDPEATLVVLSADHAIEPAAMLRRILREGIRLAKAENNLVIIGINPSRPETGYGYIELGPHFASADGINSYQVETFREKPDRTTAQDYYYGRRHLWNAGIFVWTVKTLLEALEKHCPGVYQPLAQYRKSGRDRQALAKLYETAERIPIDVAVLERASNVVAIKADLAWDDVGSWLALSRLRKADVDNNVLVGRVVEMETFDTTVYNDTDDLICAFGVSDLVVVRTDKAILVAHKSRIDEIKRLMERLKSDPQWEPYL, via the coding sequence ATGGATCATGCCGTCATTCTCGCCGGGGGACACGGAGAACGCTTCTGGCCCCTGTCGCGCCGCCAACGCCCCAAGCAGCTTCTACCGATCCTCGGTGATCAGTCGCTCCTGGAAACCACCATCGAGCGCATCAAACCCGATTTCCCCGCCGAGCGGACCTGGGTGGTGACCAGCGAGGAGATCGGCCACGCGGTGCAGGAGCGAGTCACCTATCTGCCGAAGGAGAACGTGCTCATGGAGCCGCGCGGCTGCAACACCGCGCTGGCCATTGGCTGGGCCGCGGTCGAAATCGCCCGCCGCGATCCGGAGGCCACCCTGGTCGTGCTCTCCGCCGATCACGCCATCGAGCCGGCGGCGATGCTGCGCCGCATCCTCCGCGAAGGGATCCGTCTTGCCAAGGCGGAAAACAACCTCGTCATCATCGGCATCAACCCCTCCCGTCCCGAGACCGGCTACGGCTACATCGAACTGGGGCCGCACTTCGCCTCCGCCGACGGCATCAATTCCTATCAGGTCGAGACCTTCCGCGAAAAACCCGACCGCACCACCGCGCAGGATTACTACTACGGCCGCCGGCACCTCTGGAACGCCGGCATCTTTGTCTGGACGGTTAAGACCCTGTTGGAGGCGCTCGAGAAGCACTGCCCCGGCGTCTACCAACCGTTGGCACAGTACCGCAAGTCCGGACGCGACAGGCAGGCGCTGGCCAAACTCTACGAGACCGCCGAGAGAATTCCAATCGACGTTGCCGTGCTCGAACGCGCAAGCAACGTTGTCGCCATCAAAGCCGACCTGGCTTGGGACGATGTTGGCTCCTGGCTGGCGCTCTCGCGGTTGCGCAAGGCCGATGTCGACAACAACGTCCTCGTCGGCCGGGTGGTCGAGATGGAAACCTTCGACACCACCGTCTACAACGACACCGATGACCTCATCTGCGCCTTCGGCGTCTCCGACCTGGTCGTCGTGCGCACCGACAAAGCGATCCTGGTCGCGCACAAAAGCCGCATCGATGAAATCAAACGGCTGATGGAACGGCTCAAGTCCGACCCGCAGTGGGAGCCCTACCTCTGA
- a CDS encoding uracil-DNA glycosylase produces MEETPAAMARALRQALDMEPTMELFAPAGEKRRAATLTELYDRIHTCTKCPLGHTRTNFVFGVGNPRAEIMFIGEAPGRDEDLKGEPFVGRAGQLLDKMLAAIDLDRTQVYIANILKCRPPDNRDPLPEESEACLPHLAEQIRLIAPPFLVCLGRVSAQILLDTKTPISKLRGRWFEFGASRMLVTFHPAALLRNPEWKRDSWEDLKDLRRQYDRYHGRASKF; encoded by the coding sequence ATGGAAGAGACTCCGGCCGCGATGGCGCGCGCCCTGCGCCAGGCCCTCGACATGGAACCGACCATGGAACTGTTCGCTCCGGCGGGGGAGAAGCGGCGCGCCGCCACGCTCACCGAACTGTATGACCGCATCCACACCTGCACCAAGTGCCCGCTGGGGCACACCCGCACCAATTTCGTCTTTGGCGTCGGCAATCCCCGCGCCGAGATCATGTTCATCGGCGAGGCGCCGGGACGTGATGAAGACCTGAAGGGGGAACCGTTTGTCGGTCGCGCCGGCCAGTTGCTCGACAAGATGCTGGCCGCGATCGATCTGGATCGGACCCAGGTCTACATCGCCAACATCCTCAAGTGTCGTCCGCCCGACAACCGCGATCCGCTGCCCGAGGAATCCGAGGCCTGCCTGCCGCATCTGGCCGAGCAGATCCGCCTGATCGCCCCGCCCTTCCTCGTCTGTCTCGGGCGCGTCTCCGCGCAGATTCTGCTCGATACCAAGACCCCGATTTCCAAACTGCGCGGCCGCTGGTTTGAGTTCGGCGCCTCGCGCATGCTGGTCACCTTTCACCCGGCGGCGCTATTGCGCAACCCCGAATGGAAGCGCGACTCCTGGGAAGACCTCAAGGACCTGCGCCGTCAATATGATCGTTACCACGGACGCGCGTCGAAGTTTTAG